One genomic region from Paramormyrops kingsleyae isolate MSU_618 chromosome 24, PKINGS_0.4, whole genome shotgun sequence encodes:
- the rgs14b gene encoding regulator of G-protein signaling 14 isoform X1: protein MSKIFRNLAVPNGDKNLAVSDGELNAAQRDGRGSSHSLNSGSSLAGGGGTSQSLGAVASWAVSFERLLADPVGVRYFTAFLKLEVSVENIQFWQACERFRQIPASQKEELTRDAWTVFGTYLSKSATYPINIDDTARVQEKDLESPTPNMFDKAQQQIFKLMKFDSYTRFVRSPIYQNCMLADMEGRPLPEPCQAAKSPEPRRSQVTDGPSSSDKSKKKLKLVPFGMEVAVERRRGTPGKKAEEKRWDKRGSWGAAEIGDNYLCVGPERQSLARSSSGVQWTAPSSKSDMQPSSLGHPERVALGMTEKYCCVYFPDGTASLVATRPGVSIRDMLAVPCKKRGIPFSDVTAYLQSNDKEPLSMDLDSYVLKEQEVWLELQVTFLVEVAFSRKIEKVTQKSSKTLGEALLRVMQEHGVQPEEAVVTMTGGKDPLDTTMNITSLANKKLQLHKVKTKSENSSLGVSDQPALHQRQPATGQTLSADKLRPNSRRRNAAVRRTYDMDGLMELLNRAQWCSADDQRGLLCKDHLELPEFLQLPLVECEEEGQEEIDALQDDFSLPTSPTERVPRRTRSTSSDPGSLFIHSDSARETIV, encoded by the exons ATGTCCAAAATATTTAGAAACTTGGCAGTCCCTAATGGTGACAAG AACCTGGCGGTGTCTGACGGGG AGCTGAACGCGGCCCAGCGGGATGGCCGGGGCAGCAGTCACAGCCTGAACTCGGGTTCGAGCCTGGCAGGGGGTGGCGGAACAAGCCAGAGCCTGGGCGCGGTGGCCAGCTGGGCCGTCAGTTTCGAGAGGCTGCTGGCGGATCCCGTCGGCGTGCGCTACTTCACG GCTTTCCTGAAATTAGAGGTCAGCGTGGAAAACATCCAGTTCTGGCAGGCGTGCGAAAGGTTCCGGCAGATTCCGGCCAGCCAGAAAGAGGAG CTGACGCGTGATGCCTGGACCGTCTTCGGCACCTACCTCTCGAAGAGCGCCACCTACCCCATCAACATCGACGACACGGCCCGCGTTCAGGAAAAAGACTTGGAGTCCCCAACGCCGAACATGTTTGACAAAGCTCAGCAACAG ATCTTCAAGCTGATGAAGTTTGACAGCTACACGCGTTTCGTGCGATCTCCGATCTACCAGAACTGCATGCTGGCCGATATGGAAGGCAGGCCTCTTCCAGAGCCCTGCCAGGCGGCCAAGAGCCCGGAGCCGAGAAGGAGCCAAGTGACGGACGGCCCTTCCTCCAGCGACAAGAGC AAAAAGAAGCTGAAGCTGGTACCCTTCGGTATGGAGGTTGCTGTGGAAAGGAGGAGAGGGACCCCTGGGAAGAAGGCGGAGGAGAAACGATGGGACAAGAGAGGATCATGGGGAG CAGCAGAGATCGGAGATAATTACCTCTGTGTGGGTCCGGAGCGGCAGAGTCTGGCCAGGTCATCCAGCGGCGTGCAGTGGACCGCTCCTTCCAGCAAATCAGAC ATGCAGCCGTCCAGTCTGGGTCACCCCGAGCGTGTGGCGTTGGGGATGACGGAGAAGTACTGCTGTGTGTACTTCCCCGATGGGACGGCGTCACTGGTGGCCACGCGGCCCGGCGTCTCCATACGGGACATGCTGGCCGTGCCGTGTAAGAAGAGGGGAATCCCCTTCAGTGATGTCACCGCCTACCTCCAGAGTAACGACAAG GAGCCACTCTCCATGGACCTGGACAGCTACGTCCTGAAAGAGCAGGAGGTCTGGCTGGAGCTGCAGGTGACGTTTCT GGTGGAGGTTGCGTTTTCCAGGAAGATCGAGAAGGTCACGCAGAAAAGCAGCAAGACCCTGGGTGAGGCGCTGCTCCGCGTGATGCAGGAGCACGGCGTACAGCCGGAGGAGGCCGTGGTTACCATG ACTGGGGGTAAAGACCCTTTGGACACAACCATGAATATAACGTCTCTGGCCAACAAGAAGCTACAGCTACACAAAGTAAAAA CCAAGAGTGAAAACAGCAGCTTGGGTGTCAGTGATCAGCCTGCCCTCCACCAG AGGCAGCCAGCGACAGGCCAGACCCTATCTGCCGATAAACTGAGACCCAACTCAAGGCGCAGGAACGCGGCTGTAAGGAGGACCTATGACATGGATG GTCTGATGGAGCTGCTGAACAGGGCACAGTGGTGCAGCGCTGACGACCAGCGAGGGCTACTGTGCAAAGATCACTTGGAACTCCCAGAGTTCCTGCAGCTCCCCCTGGTGGAGTGTGAGGAGGAAGGGCAGGAGGAGATAGATGCCTTACAAGACGACTTCTCCCTCCCCACCTCGCCAACAGAGAGAGTCCCCAGACGGACGCGATCCACCTCCTCGGATCCCGGAAGCCTGTTTATTCACTCAGATTCGGCGAGGGAAACGATTGTCTGA
- the rgs14b gene encoding regulator of G-protein signaling 14 isoform X2, with protein sequence MSKIFRNLAVPNGDKNLAVSDGELNAAQRDGRGSSHSLNSGSSLAGGGGTSQSLGAVASWAVSFERLLADPVGVRYFTAFLKLEVSVENIQFWQACERFRQIPASQKEELTRDAWTVFGTYLSKSATYPINIDDTARVQEKDLESPTPNMFDKAQQQIFKLMKFDSYTRFVRSPIYQNCMLADMEGRPLPEPCQAAKSPEPRRSQVTDGPSSSDKSKKKLKLVPFGMEVAVERRRGTPGKKAEEKRWDKRGSWGAEIGDNYLCVGPERQSLARSSSGVQWTAPSSKSDMQPSSLGHPERVALGMTEKYCCVYFPDGTASLVATRPGVSIRDMLAVPCKKRGIPFSDVTAYLQSNDKEPLSMDLDSYVLKEQEVWLELQVTFLVEVAFSRKIEKVTQKSSKTLGEALLRVMQEHGVQPEEAVVTMTGGKDPLDTTMNITSLANKKLQLHKVKTKSENSSLGVSDQPALHQRQPATGQTLSADKLRPNSRRRNAAVRRTYDMDGLMELLNRAQWCSADDQRGLLCKDHLELPEFLQLPLVECEEEGQEEIDALQDDFSLPTSPTERVPRRTRSTSSDPGSLFIHSDSARETIV encoded by the exons ATGTCCAAAATATTTAGAAACTTGGCAGTCCCTAATGGTGACAAG AACCTGGCGGTGTCTGACGGGG AGCTGAACGCGGCCCAGCGGGATGGCCGGGGCAGCAGTCACAGCCTGAACTCGGGTTCGAGCCTGGCAGGGGGTGGCGGAACAAGCCAGAGCCTGGGCGCGGTGGCCAGCTGGGCCGTCAGTTTCGAGAGGCTGCTGGCGGATCCCGTCGGCGTGCGCTACTTCACG GCTTTCCTGAAATTAGAGGTCAGCGTGGAAAACATCCAGTTCTGGCAGGCGTGCGAAAGGTTCCGGCAGATTCCGGCCAGCCAGAAAGAGGAG CTGACGCGTGATGCCTGGACCGTCTTCGGCACCTACCTCTCGAAGAGCGCCACCTACCCCATCAACATCGACGACACGGCCCGCGTTCAGGAAAAAGACTTGGAGTCCCCAACGCCGAACATGTTTGACAAAGCTCAGCAACAG ATCTTCAAGCTGATGAAGTTTGACAGCTACACGCGTTTCGTGCGATCTCCGATCTACCAGAACTGCATGCTGGCCGATATGGAAGGCAGGCCTCTTCCAGAGCCCTGCCAGGCGGCCAAGAGCCCGGAGCCGAGAAGGAGCCAAGTGACGGACGGCCCTTCCTCCAGCGACAAGAGC AAAAAGAAGCTGAAGCTGGTACCCTTCGGTATGGAGGTTGCTGTGGAAAGGAGGAGAGGGACCCCTGGGAAGAAGGCGGAGGAGAAACGATGGGACAAGAGAGGATCATGGGGAG CAGAGATCGGAGATAATTACCTCTGTGTGGGTCCGGAGCGGCAGAGTCTGGCCAGGTCATCCAGCGGCGTGCAGTGGACCGCTCCTTCCAGCAAATCAGAC ATGCAGCCGTCCAGTCTGGGTCACCCCGAGCGTGTGGCGTTGGGGATGACGGAGAAGTACTGCTGTGTGTACTTCCCCGATGGGACGGCGTCACTGGTGGCCACGCGGCCCGGCGTCTCCATACGGGACATGCTGGCCGTGCCGTGTAAGAAGAGGGGAATCCCCTTCAGTGATGTCACCGCCTACCTCCAGAGTAACGACAAG GAGCCACTCTCCATGGACCTGGACAGCTACGTCCTGAAAGAGCAGGAGGTCTGGCTGGAGCTGCAGGTGACGTTTCT GGTGGAGGTTGCGTTTTCCAGGAAGATCGAGAAGGTCACGCAGAAAAGCAGCAAGACCCTGGGTGAGGCGCTGCTCCGCGTGATGCAGGAGCACGGCGTACAGCCGGAGGAGGCCGTGGTTACCATG ACTGGGGGTAAAGACCCTTTGGACACAACCATGAATATAACGTCTCTGGCCAACAAGAAGCTACAGCTACACAAAGTAAAAA CCAAGAGTGAAAACAGCAGCTTGGGTGTCAGTGATCAGCCTGCCCTCCACCAG AGGCAGCCAGCGACAGGCCAGACCCTATCTGCCGATAAACTGAGACCCAACTCAAGGCGCAGGAACGCGGCTGTAAGGAGGACCTATGACATGGATG GTCTGATGGAGCTGCTGAACAGGGCACAGTGGTGCAGCGCTGACGACCAGCGAGGGCTACTGTGCAAAGATCACTTGGAACTCCCAGAGTTCCTGCAGCTCCCCCTGGTGGAGTGTGAGGAGGAAGGGCAGGAGGAGATAGATGCCTTACAAGACGACTTCTCCCTCCCCACCTCGCCAACAGAGAGAGTCCCCAGACGGACGCGATCCACCTCCTCGGATCCCGGAAGCCTGTTTATTCACTCAGATTCGGCGAGGGAAACGATTGTCTGA